The DNA region CGCACTCGACGCGATCTCGGCGTCCTCGTTGAACATTTCGTAGAAATCACCCAGCCGGAACATGAGGATCGCGTCGCGGTGCTTCGCCTTTATGGCCTGGTACTGCTCGAGCATCGGGGTGGTCAAACCTCCACCACCTCTCCCATTTGCGTCCAGGCCTGGGGCTTGGTGATCTTCACCTTGACGAGGTCGCCTCTGCGGACGCGATCGTCCCGAGGGAACACCACGAGCTTGTTCGTGCGCGTCCGCCCCGCGAGCATGGACGGGTTCGTCTTGCTTTCCCCCTCGACGAGGATCTCGACGACTCTGCCCCGAAGACCTTCGTTGATCTCTGCGGTGATGGCCTCCTGTACCGCGATGAGCCGTTGTATCCTCTCGCTCTTCACGTTCTCGGGCACCTGGTCGGCCATTCGGGCAGCCGCTGTGCCGCGACGCGGAGAGAAGACGAAGGTGAAGGCGGAGTCGAACCTGACCTCCCGGACTACCTTCAGAGTCTCGAGGAAGTCTTCCTCGGTTTCGCCCGGGAAGCCCACGATGAGATCCGTGGTAATGGACGCGCCCGGGACCGCTTCGCGGATCCTGCGCACGAGATCGAGATAGTGAGCTTGCGTGTACCCACGATTCATGCGCGCGAGCACCTTGTCTGAGCCGGCCTGAAGAGGCAGGTGGAAGTGCTCGCAGACCGTCCGCGCGGCGGCGATTGTGTCGATGAGCTTCTGAGAGAAGTCCCTCGGGTGGCTGGTGGTATAACGGATCCTGTATATGCCGGGCGTTCCATCGAGAGCGTTCAGGAGATCCGCGAAGTCGTGACCGTCCGCGAGGTCCCGTCCGTACGAGTTGACGTTCTGCCCGAGGAGAACCACTTCACGGAAGCCGGAGTTTCCCAGGCCCCTGACCTCCCTGACTATGTCCTCGAATCTCCGGCTTCTCTCCCGGCCTCGCACGTACGGCACGATGCAGTACGAGCAGTAGTTGTCGCAGCCGTACATGATCGTCACCCACGCAGAGACCGCGTCCGCCCGGCGTATGGGAAGACGCTCCACGATGCCGCCTTCCCCGCCCCAGACCTCTACCGCCTTGCGGCCCGCTTCAACCCTGTCGAGGAGCTCCGGCAGACGATGGATGTTCATGGTGCCGAACACGAGGTCCACGTGGGGCAGTTTCTCGGCGATGCGTTGAGGTTCGCCCTCCTGCTGCACCATGCACCCGCAGACGCCGATGATGAGATCGGGGTTCGCCCGTTTCAGCCTCTTGAGGTCGGCGATCCGGCCGTACACCTTCCGTTCGGGGTTCTCGCGGACGCAGCACGTGTTGAAGATGATCACGTCGGCTTCCTCGAGTGCGTCGGCGGCGATGTATCCGCGCCCCTCCAGAATTCCCGCGATCACCTCGGAATCGTGCTCGTTCATCTGGCACCCGAGAGTGCATATGAAATACTTCCGCATGGTGGCGTTCTCTCAACCCGCTCTCCGTCGCTTGCGCGGAGGGCGTCGTTCTCGCGCAAGCCAGGCATCGTCCTCGGCAGCAACCGTAACTATGGTTCGTCCTAGGCGCTACCCCAATTCTAGCATATATCAGCCACCTGGAGAACTGCTAAGGGAGAGGTGTGCCGAACGGGCGCTGCGAGCGAGTCGCCGGCACGCGCGGACGGTCCCCGGTTGCGGCGACGCTGCCTACCTGCGTAGGATGCCTGAGCTACGAAGGGCGTGAGCGAGCGGACGTCCTATGAGCGGGATGGCGGCGACCTCCCGCTGCGCGATCTCGCCCAGGACGAGGAGGATGAACCCGTAGAGAGAGGCGCCCACGGCGATCGCCGCGACTGTCGCGACGGAGTTTCTGTAAGTATACCCGAGTAGAAGCCGGTATACGATCTTCACGGCCGGGACCATAGCCGCGCAACCCGCGACCACGCGCCATCCTGAGCTCAGCAAGCGTATCCCCTCTCCCGTGGCTCGGGCCACCGCGACCGTGTTCAGCGCGCCCGCGACAAGGAACGCCAGACCCGTCCCGAAGGCCGCGCCCCTGATACCGATCCCGGGAACCGCCGTGAGGACGTAGTTCACGCCTCCCGCCAAGACCGCGCCCACAAGCCCGTTTCTCGCAGGCACCAGCACCTTGCCGAAACCGTTGAGGACGCCCGCGGTGGTCTGTTGCAGACAGAAGAAGACCGACGCGAACGCCATGGCGGACAGGGGCACCCCACCCGCCGGATCGTTGAAGAGCAGAGAGCAAATCTGAGTAGGAAGCACGCCAAGACCTGCGGCAGCCGGGAGGCCCAACACGACCGCGCTCCTCACCGCCTGTCTAGCCAAGCGCCTCGCGCGCCGCGCCTCGCCGCCCGCGTCCGCCGCCGCCACTTGCGGCACCAAGTTTGTGGCCACCGCGGCAGTGACCACTCCGGGAAGGGCGACGAGTCCGACGGCCATGACCGCAAGGTGTCCGTATAGCCTCGTTGCTTCTGTCACCGCGAATCCGGCTTGCTGGAGGCGGGCCGGCACTATCAAAGCGTTGATCGTGTCGAGGAGAGGGATGACGAGCGCTGCGAGAGTCGTGGGTCCGGCAAGCGACAAGAGCTGCCGAAGGGTCGCCCATGAGGTGGCGAGGGGACGCGGCTTGCGCGCTAGCCTCGAGCTTCGCCGCGGAGCCCTTCGCATCCGTGACGACGCCCTCCCAAACCGCGAACCCGCGCCCTCCTTCGCCGACTCGCAATAGAAGGCGGCCAACATGCAGAGGCCGACCACGGCCCCGGCCACGCCGCCTGCGGCTGCTCCCCCGGCTGCCCAGTGGACGCCTCTAGGAAGAAGCGCGTATGCAAGCCCGAGGCCCGCCACGACCCTAACAACCTGCTCCGCCACCTGTGACACTGCCGTGGGCACCATGGTTCGGTGGCCCTGAAAATACCCTCGAAGCACGCCGGCCACCGGGCTGACCAGTAGGATTGGGGAAAGGAACCGCATCGGCAAGTATGCCCTTGGGTCTCCGATCAGCGTTGCGCTGAGGAGATCCGCCCCCTCGCGCAGCGCAGCGGCCAGGATGCCCCCGACGGGTATGACGAAAGCAAGGCATACTAGGAGGACTTGTCTTGCGCCATCGCGGTCGTTCTTCGCAAGGCGTTCCGCCACGAGCTTCGAAGTAGCGACCGGGAGACCCGACATACACAGCACGAGCGCCAGCGTGAACACAGGCGACGCCATGTGGAGCAAGCCAACCCCCTCGGCTCCGATGAGCCGGGCGAGGGGTATGGTGAAGAGCGCGCCGAAGATCTTGGTAACGACCGCGGCGGCCACGAGGATCGCGGTCCCCTTGAGAAAGGACTCGGGCTTCATAGCGGTACCGTACTATGATGCGAAACACTCGGTCATGCCAAGAGATGCCTACCGCGATCCGAGCCGCGGGCTCGGCGGGGTTTCAGGACGACTATGGGCGTCTGCTGGTCGTCGTTGCCGAAGGGGTTGTGAGCCAAGGCGCGGGCCAGCCAGTCGGTCTTCCCCTGCAACGTCGACCCCAGCACATCGACGCACCCGAGGTCGTTGACGTCGACCACCACGGTGTCCACTCCCGTGGCTTTGCGGACCTCCCTCGCCACCTCGTCGGGGTTTGCTGGCCCGAGTATGACGTGTTTGTCGTACGGCGGCATAGTGCCGGCGATGTCATCGATCTGAGCTAGAGAGCGCCCGGCCACCCGAAAGAAGTCCCCCCTTCGTCCGAGCAGCCTCCCAACGCCCGCCGCTGCCGTGCCAAGGAGCACCTTTGTCGCGCCAGCTTCACGCAGGGCGAGTTCCATCGCGGGCGGCGTCGCGAGGCTTCCGTCTTTGCCCGGAAGCTTGCACAGCATCCGAGCGAGAGGTCCTGGATGCACGGAGCCCGGGAGCACCGCCCTGCCCTGCGTGATCGCGACGACGCTCTCGGCGAGCGCCACTACGTCGCCCGGACGGGCTATCCCCCGAACGTACCTCCGCACCACGTCCGCGATTCGCTCATTCTCTCCGATGATATGAGTCCGTATGGGAACCGCTTCCACGCACGCCGGCGCTTTCGCGGTCCTCTCCGTCCGCGCGGCGTAGTCGGCTCCTCCCGGTCGAGCGGCCGTGTTGTCGGCGCGGTCCGCTGCAATGCGACCCTCCCGGTCCGCGAAGTATCGCTTGAGGCCGATCATGATGGCGGACGCGGCCCTCTCCTTGAACGTGCTGCTTCTAAACCACCCCTCTTCCACCCAGTTGGTGAGGGTGGCGACCTC from Bacillota bacterium includes:
- the miaB gene encoding tRNA (N6-isopentenyl adenosine(37)-C2)-methylthiotransferase MiaB, whose amino-acid sequence is MRKYFICTLGCQMNEHDSEVIAGILEGRGYIAADALEEADVIIFNTCCVRENPERKVYGRIADLKRLKRANPDLIIGVCGCMVQQEGEPQRIAEKLPHVDLVFGTMNIHRLPELLDRVEAGRKAVEVWGGEGGIVERLPIRRADAVSAWVTIMYGCDNYCSYCIVPYVRGRERSRRFEDIVREVRGLGNSGFREVVLLGQNVNSYGRDLADGHDFADLLNALDGTPGIYRIRYTTSHPRDFSQKLIDTIAAARTVCEHFHLPLQAGSDKVLARMNRGYTQAHYLDLVRRIREAVPGASITTDLIVGFPGETEEDFLETLKVVREVRFDSAFTFVFSPRRGTAAARMADQVPENVKSERIQRLIAVQEAITAEINEGLRGRVVEILVEGESKTNPSMLAGRTRTNKLVVFPRDDRVRRGDLVKVKITKPQAWTQMGEVVEV
- a CDS encoding polysaccharide biosynthesis protein, which translates into the protein MKPESFLKGTAILVAAAVVTKIFGALFTIPLARLIGAEGVGLLHMASPVFTLALVLCMSGLPVATSKLVAERLAKNDRDGARQVLLVCLAFVIPVGGILAAALREGADLLSATLIGDPRAYLPMRFLSPILLVSPVAGVLRGYFQGHRTMVPTAVSQVAEQVVRVVAGLGLAYALLPRGVHWAAGGAAAGGVAGAVVGLCMLAAFYCESAKEGAGSRFGRASSRMRRAPRRSSRLARKPRPLATSWATLRQLLSLAGPTTLAALVIPLLDTINALIVPARLQQAGFAVTEATRLYGHLAVMAVGLVALPGVVTAAVATNLVPQVAAADAGGEARRARRLARQAVRSAVVLGLPAAAGLGVLPTQICSLLFNDPAGGVPLSAMAFASVFFCLQQTTAGVLNGFGKVLVPARNGLVGAVLAGGVNYVLTAVPGIGIRGAAFGTGLAFLVAGALNTVAVARATGEGIRLLSSGWRVVAGCAAMVPAVKIVYRLLLGYTYRNSVATVAAIAVGASLYGFILLVLGEIAQREVAAIPLIGRPLAHALRSSGILRR
- a CDS encoding N-acetylmuramoyl-L-alanine amidase, with the protein product MEKPLVTNVWATEFADSVCRRMVSRLVVEATLPVHHRVRALSPEQVRIDLPGCELAMAPATIAVNDGLLTHVTVNAGPPHPQVLVRLEHSPLWTITESAGMPARLVVDFDRSPIRAIFEGKTVAVDAGHGGSDTGERGPVNLLEKNVSLEIARLLSTRLSLAGAGVVMTRTSDQGVPAAKRFALAREAMCDAFVSVHTFGSRDRAIAGARTLHFPDAESELLARHVQSSIVAKLPVVTRGVARCSMKPQSDPGMPCVFVEVATLTNWVEEGWFRSSTFKERAASAIMIGLKRYFADREGRIAADRADNTAARPGGADYAARTERTAKAPACVEAVPIRTHIIGENERIADVVRRYVRGIARPGDVVALAESVVAITQGRAVLPGSVHPGPLARMLCKLPGKDGSLATPPAMELALREAGATKVLLGTAAAGVGRLLGRRGDFFRVAGRSLAQIDDIAGTMPPYDKHVILGPANPDEVAREVRKATGVDTVVVDVNDLGCVDVLGSTLQGKTDWLARALAHNPFGNDDQQTPIVVLKPRRARGSDRGRHLLA